Proteins from a genomic interval of Micropterus dolomieu isolate WLL.071019.BEF.003 ecotype Adirondacks linkage group LG16, ASM2129224v1, whole genome shotgun sequence:
- the nudt4b gene encoding diphosphoinositol polyphosphate phosphohydrolase NUDT4B: MKLKPNQTRTYDGEGFKKRAACLCFKNEREEEVLLVSSSRHPDQWIVPGGGMEPEEEPCGAAVREVFEEAGVKGKLGRLLGVFEQNQDRKHRTYVYVLTVTETLEAWEDSVNIGRKREWFTVDEAIKVLQSHKPVHAEYLRRLQLSCSPTNGNSILPGPPTNDNYPHYSATATTPSTGSVLGTSCR; the protein is encoded by the exons ATGAAGCTCAAACCGAACCAGACCAGGACGTACGATGGCGAGGGCTTCAAGAAGCGAGCAGCATGTCTGTGCTTCAAGAATGAGCGTGAAGAAGAG GTTCTGCTGGTCAGCAGCAGTCGGCATCCGGACCAGTGGATCGTTCCCGGAGGTGGGATGGAGCCGGAAGAGGAGCCATGTGGTGCCGCCGTGCGAGAAGTGTTTGAGGAG GCTGGCGTGAAGGGCAAGCTAGGACGTCTGCTCGGTGTATTTGAG CAAAACCAGGATCGAAAGCACCGGACGTACGTGTACGTGTTGACGGTCACAGAAACACTGGAGGCCTGGGAAGACTCCGTCAACATAG GCCGGAAGCGGGAGTGGTTCACCGTGGACGAGGCCATCAAAGTGCTGCAGAGCCACAAACCCGTCCACGCCGAGTACCTGCGGAGGCTCCAGCTCAGCTGCTCCCCAACCAACGGAAATTCCATCCTCCCAGGCCCACCAACAAACGACAACTACCCTCATTACAGCGCTACCGCCACCACCCCCTCAACGGGCAGCGTGTTGGGCACCTCCTGCAGATAG